One Leptolyngbya sp. CCY15150 genomic window carries:
- a CDS encoding pentapeptide repeat-containing protein: protein MTASAEAIAQQKAQKLLKLYSSGRKTFSMAKLVKGHLHLRSPNLEGVILRNAYLADIGLMGSNLTQAILDGSNLCRADLSETNLLQASLIRANLSKANLNRANLREACLQGADLTEASLRGADLSYANLEGAILDIETLGTANLYQAILPDGSVHP, encoded by the coding sequence ATGACGGCGTCTGCTGAAGCGATCGCTCAACAGAAAGCCCAAAAACTGCTTAAACTCTATAGCTCCGGACGCAAGACCTTCAGCATGGCTAAGCTGGTCAAGGGTCACCTGCATCTGCGATCGCCCAACTTAGAGGGGGTGATCCTTCGCAATGCTTACCTTGCGGATATTGGCTTGATGGGGAGCAACCTGACCCAGGCCATCTTGGATGGGAGTAATCTTTGTCGCGCTGATTTGAGTGAAACCAATTTGCTTCAGGCCAGCCTAATCCGGGCCAACTTGAGCAAGGCGAACCTCAACCGCGCCAATTTACGCGAAGCCTGTCTACAGGGTGCTGATCTCACCGAGGCATCCCTGAGAGGTGCAGACCTCAGCTATGCCAACCTGGAAGGGGCAATTCTTGACATCGAGACCCTGGGCACCGCCAATCTCTACCAGGCCATCTTGCCTGACGGATCCGTTCATCCCTGA
- a CDS encoding HAMP domain-containing sensor histidine kinase, which translates to MTLINPPPNLSASTNRQPPHISTTASSHRSSLRFIKPVSLRTKLLIGFSMVFSIVFAGTFYWFYQFTTEKTLSRLQADMEATLNGAAEGVDVEELMALYTEGQPNAEGFSDDPRYHNQLKWFQTVQSIEPRAWLYSYVIRREGETHWTGLNSNNPQRLEMVFLVDLWAIRDPEKAAHFLAVENPGTPRWAILDERIRREDEIYTDDWGAWISAYAPLRDANGNVVAGLGLDIEADYVFQVQQAIRNRVLISFGITYGVLFILIYTLSGILTRNLVEFTESAEKIGAGDYGVQLSRSHLHTFPDEMDRLAQVLQSMVESIRTREQMIIKSKRIEDEIRHALKAEKETNELKSRFVSMVSHELRTPLTIIRTSTELLEKYGHQVTEEKKQEYYHRIRSAISTMTQLLEDVLTLGKAEAGRLEFNPMMVNLNYFCREIVEEMRMGLGINHTIEFECLLGCEQAFLDPALMRSILTNLLSNAIKYSRSHSTVKLSLHCQDGVALIEIQDEGIGIPKEDQPRLFELFHRASNVSTIRGTGLGLAILKQCVAHHQGQVRFKSQEGVGTTFTIQLPIQPPPTPPDA; encoded by the coding sequence ATGACGCTGATTAATCCTCCTCCTAACCTAAGCGCTAGCACAAACCGACAACCTCCCCACATCTCAACCACGGCTTCGTCCCACAGGTCATCTCTGCGCTTTATCAAACCCGTTAGCCTACGCACTAAGCTGCTGATTGGCTTCAGCATGGTGTTTAGCATCGTATTTGCTGGAACCTTCTACTGGTTTTACCAATTCACCACCGAAAAAACCCTCAGTCGCCTCCAGGCTGATATGGAAGCCACGCTGAACGGCGCAGCCGAAGGTGTTGATGTTGAAGAATTAATGGCGTTGTATACCGAAGGACAGCCCAATGCTGAAGGCTTTTCGGATGATCCACGCTACCACAATCAACTGAAATGGTTTCAAACTGTTCAGAGCATTGAACCCAGGGCTTGGCTTTATTCCTACGTCATTCGTCGTGAAGGGGAAACCCATTGGACTGGGCTTAATTCTAATAATCCCCAGCGCTTAGAAATGGTGTTTTTAGTCGATCTATGGGCCATTCGAGATCCTGAAAAGGCGGCCCATTTTCTAGCCGTTGAAAATCCGGGTACCCCGCGCTGGGCCATTTTAGATGAGCGGATTAGACGGGAAGATGAAATTTATACCGATGATTGGGGCGCTTGGATTTCAGCCTATGCACCCCTACGAGATGCCAATGGCAATGTGGTTGCCGGCCTGGGGTTAGACATTGAAGCAGATTACGTATTTCAGGTACAGCAGGCCATTCGCAACCGGGTATTGATATCCTTCGGCATTACCTACGGCGTGTTGTTTATCCTGATCTATACGTTGTCGGGTATCTTAACGCGCAACTTAGTTGAGTTCACCGAATCAGCGGAGAAAATCGGAGCTGGAGACTACGGTGTTCAACTGTCGCGATCGCACCTACACACCTTTCCAGATGAAATGGATCGCCTGGCTCAGGTTTTGCAAAGCATGGTGGAAAGCATTCGCACCCGCGAGCAAATGATCATTAAAAGTAAGCGGATTGAAGATGAAATTCGTCATGCTTTGAAAGCAGAAAAAGAGACGAATGAACTTAAGTCGCGCTTTGTGTCTATGGTGTCCCATGAACTGCGCACTCCCCTCACTATCATCCGCACCTCTACAGAATTGCTAGAGAAATATGGGCATCAAGTTACCGAGGAGAAAAAGCAGGAATATTATCATCGCATTCGCTCAGCCATCAGTACTATGACCCAGTTGCTAGAAGACGTGCTGACCCTAGGCAAAGCTGAGGCTGGGCGGCTTGAGTTCAACCCTATGATGGTCAATCTAAATTACTTTTGTCGGGAAATTGTTGAAGAAATGCGCATGGGGTTGGGCATCAATCACACCATTGAATTTGAATGTTTATTGGGCTGTGAACAAGCGTTTCTAGACCCAGCTTTGATGCGATCGATCCTGACGAACTTGTTATCCAACGCCATCAAATATTCTCGCTCCCATAGCACCGTAAAACTGAGCCTCCACTGTCAAGATGGTGTTGCTCTGATTGAAATTCAAGACGAAGGTATTGGCATTCCTAAAGAAGACCAACCTCGATTATTCGAGCTGTTTCACCGCGCCAGCAACGTCAGCACCATTCGCGGTACGGGCCTAGGGCTAGCCATTCTCAAACAATGTGTTGCCCACCACCAAGGGCAAGTGCGTTTTAAGAGCCAGGAAGGCGTTGGAACCACCTTCACCATCCAACTACCTATCCAACCCCCTCCAACGCCCCCTGACGCCTAA